The Acidimicrobiia bacterium genome contains the following window.
AGCGAGCCGCCAGCAGCCAGCCCGCCGTCTCGGCGTGGTCCTCGACGCAGTCAGGATCGAAGGACCACGCGACCGTCTGTCCGATGGCCCAGCCACGGGCGCGATCCCGATCCAAGCCCAGGTCCGACGTCAGCCGATCGAGACGGCCCAGCACCGCGATCCGGCTGTGACCGAGCTCCGACGACCGGACGATCGGGGCCGGCCCGAACTCCCGCTCCCCGAGGAGCGGCTTCGGGTCGATCACGAGCCACGGCTCGCGCTCGGCGGCAAGGACGTTCGCGCCGTGCAGGTCTTGATGGAGGAGGACCTGCTCACCCTGCGTGGGCGCCAACGACGTGAGGGCCTCGATCGCGCCGTCAAGCAGTCGACGGTCGAACGGTCGACCGAACTCCTCCCACCGGCGGGGCAGGTAACTCGTCCACCACGCCGCCTCGTCGGTCAGCGACCGGAAGGGCGACGAGGTCGCCTTCCACAGGCGAGGCAGCAGCTCGACGAGGACGGCCAAGGGATCCTCGACCGCAGCGTCGGCCAGCTTGGTCCCGGGCTCGCACCGCTCGATCAGCATCGCCCACCGGGCGTCGTCACGAGCGAGGAGGCGCACCGCCCCGTCACCGTTCCAGCGCTCCAGCGCGTCGGCCTCGTGCCTCGACTCCCGATGGGGGAAGATCAGCTTCAACACGGCCGGCGGAAGGTCCGGACCGTCGACGGGAGCGACGTACCCGCCCGCTCCCGCCGCG
Protein-coding sequences here:
- a CDS encoding aminoglycoside phosphotransferase family protein — its product is MAERGPEAWRETVPGLVRECADAWKLVVGPPYAAGAGGYVAPVDGPDLPPAVLKLIFPHRESRHEADALERWNGDGAVRLLARDDARWAMLIERCEPGTKLADAAVEDPLAVLVELLPRLWKATSSPFRSLTDEAAWWTSYLPRRWEEFGRPFDRRLLDGAIEALTSLAPTQGEQVLLHQDLHGANVLAAEREPWLVIDPKPLLGEREFGPAPIVRSSELGHSRIAVLGRLDRLTSDLGLDRDRARGWAIGQTVAWSFDPDCVEDHAETAGWLLAAR